From a single Thermodesulfobacteriota bacterium genomic region:
- a CDS encoding glycogen/starch synthase: protein MVEQKDKKPRVLVVTPEVTYLPQGMGNGTNNLTAKAGGLADVSAALISALFKQGGDVHVALPDYRTIFDGNADPVLLKEFKNIKKKMPENRIHLARDRAFFYMDTVYSRSSMENIKIALAFQREVINNIVPVVKPDLIHCNDWMTGLIPAMARALEIPCLFTIHNIFTVKRTMAEIEDRGIDIASFWNHLFLTRPPYNYEESRGSNPVDFLTSGIFASHFVNTVSPTFLSEVVNGRHTFVEPSIQRELANKWYAGCAVGILNSPDPSYNPVEDPDLFCRYDAQTHVKGKEENKIYLQQRLGLLEDPHAPVFFWPSRLDRIQKSSPLMAHILYDVVSRYWGLPMQIVFVADGEFQPYLRQIVNQFNLHQRVAVCDFDEQLSRLAYAASDFILMPSAFEPCGLPQMIGPIYGSLPVAHDTGGIHDTVEHLDIKRGTGNGFLFNVLDANGFLWAIDQAIHFYYVSQLKRKKEISRIMTESLESFNHSVTAQHYIDLYEKMLKRPFINP, encoded by the coding sequence ATGGTGGAACAGAAGGATAAGAAACCGCGGGTGCTGGTGGTAACCCCGGAAGTTACCTACCTTCCCCAGGGGATGGGCAATGGCACCAATAACCTGACTGCCAAGGCCGGCGGACTGGCGGATGTGTCCGCGGCTCTGATCAGCGCGCTGTTTAAACAGGGCGGGGACGTGCATGTGGCCCTGCCGGATTATCGGACCATATTTGACGGCAACGCCGACCCGGTTCTGTTAAAGGAATTCAAAAATATTAAAAAGAAGATGCCGGAAAACCGGATCCATCTGGCCCGGGACCGGGCGTTTTTCTATATGGACACCGTTTATTCCCGCTCTTCCATGGAAAACATCAAGATCGCACTGGCTTTTCAGCGGGAAGTGATCAACAATATCGTCCCCGTGGTCAAGCCCGACCTGATTCACTGTAACGACTGGATGACCGGCCTGATACCGGCCATGGCCCGGGCCCTGGAGATCCCCTGCCTGTTCACGATTCATAACATTTTTACCGTTAAGCGGACCATGGCGGAAATCGAGGACCGGGGGATCGATATCGCTTCCTTCTGGAACCATCTTTTTCTCACCCGGCCGCCATACAATTACGAAGAGAGCCGCGGCTCCAATCCGGTGGATTTTCTGACCAGCGGCATTTTCGCCTCCCATTTTGTCAACACGGTCAGTCCCACTTTTCTATCCGAAGTCGTCAACGGCCGGCACACTTTCGTGGAGCCGTCGATTCAGCGGGAACTGGCCAATAAATGGTACGCCGGTTGCGCCGTTGGTATTTTAAACAGCCCGGATCCGTCTTATAACCCGGTCGAAGATCCGGACCTGTTCTGCCGCTATGACGCCCAGACCCATGTCAAGGGCAAGGAGGAGAACAAGATTTATCTCCAGCAGCGGCTGGGGCTGCTGGAAGATCCCCACGCGCCGGTGTTTTTCTGGCCGTCGCGGCTGGACCGCATTCAGAAGAGCAGCCCGCTCATGGCCCATATCCTTTACGATGTGGTCTCCCGGTACTGGGGGCTGCCCATGCAGATCGTGTTCGTGGCCGACGGGGAATTCCAGCCCTACCTGCGGCAGATCGTCAACCAGTTTAATCTTCATCAGCGGGTGGCCGTCTGCGACTTTGATGAACAGCTGTCCCGGCTGGCCTATGCCGCCTCGGATTTCATCCTCATGCCTTCGGCCTTCGAACCCTGCGGCCTGCCCCAGATGATCGGCCCGATTTACGGTTCCCTGCCCGTGGCCCATGATACCGGCGGTATCCACGACACGGTGGAACACCTGGATATCAAACGCGGAACCGGCAACGGCTTTCTGTTTAACGTGCTGGACGCCAACGGATTTTTATGGGCGATCGATCAGGCCATTCATTTTTACTATGTGTCGCAGTTGAAAAGGAAAAAGGAAATCTCGCGAATTATGACCGAGAGCCTCGAGTCGTTTAACCATTCCGTCACCGCCCAGCATTATATCGATCTTTATGAAAAAATGCTCAAGCGCCCCTTTATAAATCCTTGA